The [Eubacterium] siraeum genome contains a region encoding:
- a CDS encoding (2Fe-2S) ferredoxin domain-containing protein, whose protein sequence is MKSLEELAAIRDKMQNVVNLRSEASDCTRIVVGMATCGIAAGARPVLKAFSDGIQEKGIKDVMVIQEGCIGLCQYEPVVEVITPGKEKVTYVNMTSEKAVEVIEQHIIGGNVVTKYTINSAM, encoded by the coding sequence ATGAAATCTCTTGAAGAATTAGCTGCTATCCGTGACAAGATGCAGAACGTTGTGAACCTGAGAAGCGAAGCATCGGACTGCACAAGAATTGTTGTCGGAATGGCGACCTGCGGAATTGCGGCAGGGGCAAGACCTGTTCTCAAAGCATTTTCCGACGGGATACAGGAAAAGGGCATAAAAGACGTAATGGTAATACAGGAAGGCTGTATCGGTCTTTGCCAGTATGAGCCTGTTGTTGAAGTCATCACACCCGGCAAGGAAAAGGTGACCTACGTCAATATGACATCTGAAAAGGCTGTAGAAGTAATTGAACAGCACATTATCGGCGGCAACGTTGTAACGAAGTACACGATAAACTCCGCTATGTAA
- a CDS encoding NADH-dependent [FeFe] hydrogenase, group A6: MVNIKINGIEYAVEEGTTILEACRQNGIRIPTLCWLKDINAIGACRICVVEMTGARSLVASCVYPLSKFDEGKNILTHSPAVLQSRKMTLQLLLSDHNMDCLACSRNGSCELQELCKELGVDDTTFFEGEKNEYDIDYSSKHMFRDNNKCIHCRRCIAACDKLQGIGVIGANNRGFKTSIDCAFDLDLAETACVSCGQCITACPTGALAEKDDTDKVWDALADPEKVVVVQTAPAVRASLGEAFGYPMGTPVEGKMVAALRRLGFNAVFDTNFGADLTIMEESHEFLDRVTNGGVLPMITSCSPGWIRFCEAYFPEFIPNLSSCKSPQQMNGAITKTYWAKKMGIDPKNIVSVSVMPCTAKKFEIGREDQSAAGVPDVDISITTRELVKMINRAGLRFRDLPDEVADSPLGNGTGAAVIFGATGGVMEAALRTAVWKLTGEAADSPVEFKDVRGVEGIKTAEYKVGDLTVKVAVVSGLANAKKFLTQVKNGEVECHFIEIMACPGGCVNGGGQVIQPADVRNFTDIRAERAKALYSLDDANKLRKSHESPDVKEVYENFLGEPGSHIAHEILHTSYKASHLSK; encoded by the coding sequence ATGGTTAATATAAAGATTAACGGCATAGAGTACGCAGTCGAAGAAGGTACAACCATCCTTGAAGCCTGTCGTCAGAACGGCATCAGAATTCCTACTCTCTGCTGGTTAAAGGATATAAACGCAATCGGTGCGTGCCGTATCTGCGTGGTTGAAATGACAGGCGCAAGAAGCCTTGTTGCATCGTGCGTTTACCCGTTATCGAAATTTGATGAAGGCAAGAACATTCTGACGCACTCCCCTGCTGTATTACAGAGCAGAAAGATGACGTTACAGCTTCTGCTTTCAGATCACAATATGGACTGCCTTGCCTGCTCAAGAAACGGAAGCTGTGAGCTTCAGGAGCTGTGTAAGGAGCTTGGTGTTGACGATACGACATTTTTCGAGGGCGAGAAGAACGAGTACGATATTGACTACAGCTCGAAGCATATGTTCCGTGACAACAACAAGTGCATTCACTGCCGCCGTTGTATCGCCGCTTGCGACAAGCTACAGGGTATAGGCGTAATCGGTGCAAACAACAGAGGCTTCAAGACAAGCATAGACTGTGCATTTGACCTTGATCTTGCCGAGACTGCCTGCGTATCTTGCGGTCAGTGTATAACAGCTTGTCCTACAGGTGCGCTTGCAGAAAAGGACGATACGGACAAGGTATGGGACGCACTTGCTGATCCAGAAAAGGTAGTTGTTGTACAGACAGCTCCCGCAGTAAGAGCATCGCTCGGAGAGGCATTCGGCTATCCTATGGGTACACCCGTAGAGGGCAAGATGGTTGCGGCTCTTCGCAGACTCGGCTTCAATGCCGTATTTGACACAAACTTCGGTGCAGACCTTACTATAATGGAAGAATCGCACGAATTCCTTGACAGAGTTACAAACGGCGGTGTACTTCCGATGATCACATCATGTTCACCCGGCTGGATAAGATTCTGCGAGGCTTACTTCCCCGAATTTATCCCCAACCTTTCTTCCTGCAAATCTCCTCAGCAGATGAACGGCGCTATCACAAAGACATACTGGGCAAAGAAGATGGGAATTGACCCCAAGAACATTGTAAGTGTTTCTGTGATGCCGTGTACAGCTAAGAAATTTGAGATAGGCAGAGAGGATCAGTCTGCAGCAGGCGTTCCCGATGTTGATATTTCAATCACAACAAGAGAGCTTGTCAAGATGATAAACCGTGCGGGCTTACGCTTCAGAGATCTGCCCGACGAGGTTGCCGATTCGCCTTTAGGAAACGGCACAGGCGCCGCTGTTATATTCGGTGCTACGGGCGGCGTTATGGAAGCGGCTCTTCGTACAGCTGTATGGAAGCTGACAGGCGAAGCTGCAGACAGCCCCGTTGAATTCAAGGATGTAAGAGGCGTTGAGGGTATCAAGACGGCTGAATACAAGGTAGGCGACCTTACTGTAAAGGTAGCTGTTGTATCAGGTCTTGCAAACGCTAAGAAGTTCCTTACGCAAGTAAAGAACGGCGAGGTAGAATGCCACTTCATCGAGATCATGGCTTGTCCCGGCGGATGTGTAAACGGCGGCGGTCAGGTTATCCAGCCTGCAGATGTACGCAACTTTACCGATATCCGTGCAGAGCGTGCAAAGGCACTCTACAGCCTTGATGACGCAAACAAGCTCAGAAAGTCGCACGAAAGCCCCGATGTAAAGGAAGTATACGAAAACTTCCTCGGAGAACCCGGAAGCCACATTGCTCACGAGATTCTTCATACATCGTATAAGGCAAGTCACTTAAGCAAGTAA
- a CDS encoding ATP-binding protein, with protein sequence MFPEISLNILDVVQNSIGARASLVEITVSIDTTADTLTVIIRDDGCGMSEAELSRAVDPFYTTRTTRKYGFGVPFFKAASEMTGGSFEISSKEGEGTYIKAVFVLSHIDRMPLGDMTGTLISLINANCRIDFSYNYSVDEKRFSLDTRQLRAILGSVPLNIPEVTGYITRYLEENTAEVNGGIKY encoded by the coding sequence ATGTTTCCGGAAATTTCTCTGAACATTCTTGATGTTGTGCAGAATTCTATCGGCGCACGGGCTTCGCTTGTCGAAATAACCGTCAGCATTGACACAACGGCGGATACTCTTACGGTCATCATCAGGGATGACGGCTGCGGAATGAGCGAGGCGGAGCTGTCAAGAGCCGTCGATCCGTTCTATACCACAAGAACAACGAGAAAATACGGATTCGGAGTACCTTTTTTCAAAGCCGCATCGGAAATGACCGGCGGCAGCTTCGAGATAAGTTCAAAAGAAGGAGAAGGTACTTATATAAAGGCTGTTTTTGTACTGTCGCACATTGACAGAATGCCGCTGGGCGATATGACGGGTACGCTTATATCGCTTATAAATGCGAACTGCCGTATAGATTTCAGCTATAACTATTCGGTTGACGAAAAGCGGTTTTCGCTTGATACAAGGCAGCTCAGAGCCATACTCGGCAGTGTTCCGTTAAATATACCTGAGGTCACGGGATATATCACCCGTTATCTTGAGGAAAATACAGCCGAGGTAAACGGCGGCATCAAATATTAA
- a CDS encoding extracellular solute-binding protein gives MNFKRILAGVMAGATAISLAACSNSGNGGFDSDTNSTASSTETTIDDEIENPVSIGDISIDAGEEVEPAELQYLGNYDITTAGDVKPAYKYFSEHYGCTIKCTIVGSLQILEKLTTAISAGESPDLVDYSDSTFPLMMSKNMYTPLDDYMNLSAPQWSGLDQYINKYKWNGKNYYYPWAYNVSSYFLIYNRGVFEQIGLEDPKELYDEGKWTWEAMADVIRKFIDSDTDGNRTGLYGATEYSAQAIIDSTGVPLIEIGEDGKLVSNFNNASVDRAATFMQSLKSEGLAKFQEGVINVDEDPIVSGTAAFQGMGEWIITNYAKKMTKDDSLDIFFVPFPRDSQADEYYYSMTTFGYLVPAGSKFAKQASVFINCCRLSNTDEDLKATTKTSIMKNKKYTEEQYDFMYSFKEINNFHAVVDEPYGLDETTGQIIKDILGNTLFDLQNETYAGQSWTQMREANIGTINKQIEYYNGLITSGNS, from the coding sequence ATGAATTTTAAAAGAATTCTTGCAGGCGTTATGGCCGGTGCTACCGCTATTTCTCTTGCAGCTTGTTCTAACAGCGGTAACGGCGGATTTGATTCCGACACCAATTCTACCGCTTCCAGTACAGAAACAACAATTGACGATGAGATTGAAAACCCCGTCAGCATAGGCGACATAAGCATAGACGCAGGCGAAGAGGTTGAACCCGCAGAGCTCCAGTATCTCGGCAACTACGATATAACAACAGCCGGTGACGTAAAGCCTGCATATAAGTATTTCTCGGAACACTACGGCTGTACAATCAAATGTACAATAGTAGGATCGCTCCAGATACTTGAAAAGCTGACAACGGCTATTTCAGCCGGCGAATCGCCTGACCTTGTTGACTACTCAGACAGCACATTCCCGCTCATGATGTCAAAAAATATGTACACACCTCTTGATGACTATATGAATCTTTCTGCTCCTCAGTGGTCAGGACTTGATCAGTACATTAACAAGTACAAGTGGAACGGTAAGAATTACTACTACCCCTGGGCTTATAACGTTTCATCCTACTTCCTTATTTACAACAGAGGAGTATTTGAGCAGATAGGTCTTGAAGACCCCAAGGAGCTTTATGATGAAGGCAAGTGGACATGGGAAGCAATGGCCGATGTAATCCGTAAGTTCATCGACTCGGATACCGACGGCAACAGAACAGGTCTTTACGGTGCTACCGAATATTCAGCACAGGCAATAATCGACTCAACAGGCGTACCGCTTATAGAGATCGGTGAGGACGGTAAGCTGGTAAGCAACTTCAACAACGCAAGCGTTGACAGAGCCGCTACATTTATGCAGTCGCTCAAGAGCGAAGGTCTTGCAAAGTTCCAGGAAGGCGTTATAAACGTAGACGAAGATCCTATCGTTTCGGGTACGGCGGCATTCCAGGGTATGGGTGAATGGATAATTACAAACTACGCAAAGAAAATGACGAAGGATGATTCTCTTGATATATTCTTTGTTCCCTTCCCCAGAGATTCACAGGCTGATGAATATTATTATTCGATGACAACATTCGGCTATCTTGTACCCGCAGGTTCAAAATTTGCTAAACAGGCATCGGTATTTATCAACTGCTGCCGTCTGAGCAATACAGATGAGGATCTTAAGGCTACAACAAAGACAAGTATTATGAAGAACAAGAAGTATACAGAGGAACAGTACGACTTCATGTACAGCTTCAAGGAAATCAACAATTTCCACGCTGTAGTTGACGAGCCTTACGGTCTTGACGAAACAACAGGTCAGATAATCAAGGATATTCTCGGCAACACGCTGTTCGATCTGCAGAACGAAACATACGCAGGTCAGTCATGGACACAGATGCGTGAAGCTAATATCGGTACAATCAACAAGCAGATTGAATACTACAACGGTCTTATCACAAGCGGTAACTCCTGA
- the metA gene encoding homoserine O-succinyltransferase — protein sequence MPIKIPNNLPAFSTLVNENIFVMADEKASRQDIRPLKVAIVNLMPTKIVTETQLLRLLSNTPLQVDITLVKTETHNPKNTSQEHLVNFYTTFNQIKEQYFDALIITGAPVELLDFNSVHYWKELCDIMEWSKTHAFSTVHICWAAFAGLYYHYGIQKQVLDKKMFGIFPHKINAINHPLLKGFDDIFMVPHSRYTGVKMEDIETNPNLALLAYSDIAGAYIVADRTNRQIFITGHAEYDRNTLKDEYMRDVEKGIPIEVPYNYFPDDNPKLTPHFTWRGHASLMYSNWLNFCVYQETPFDLTKLEPLEY from the coding sequence ATGCCGATTAAAATACCGAATAATCTGCCGGCTTTCAGCACGCTTGTCAACGAGAATATTTTCGTTATGGCTGATGAAAAAGCATCACGACAGGACATAAGACCGCTGAAGGTCGCTATAGTAAACCTTATGCCTACAAAGATAGTTACCGAAACACAGCTTTTAAGGCTGCTCAGTAACACTCCCTTGCAGGTGGATATTACTCTTGTGAAAACGGAAACCCACAATCCGAAAAACACCTCGCAGGAGCATCTTGTGAACTTCTACACCACCTTCAATCAGATAAAGGAGCAGTATTTTGACGCACTTATTATAACAGGTGCACCCGTTGAATTGCTCGACTTCAACTCCGTCCATTACTGGAAGGAGCTGTGCGATATAATGGAGTGGAGCAAAACTCACGCATTCAGCACGGTGCATATCTGCTGGGCGGCATTTGCAGGACTGTACTATCATTACGGTATTCAGAAGCAGGTGCTTGACAAGAAGATGTTCGGCATCTTCCCTCATAAGATAAATGCAATCAACCACCCGCTTCTCAAGGGCTTTGACGATATTTTTATGGTACCCCATTCACGTTATACGGGTGTAAAGATGGAAGATATTGAAACCAATCCTAATCTTGCACTGCTTGCCTATTCGGACATTGCGGGAGCATATATTGTTGCAGACCGCACGAACAGACAGATTTTCATTACAGGTCACGCGGAGTATGACAGGAACACGCTCAAGGATGAGTATATGCGTGACGTGGAAAAGGGCATACCGATAGAAGTGCCGTATAACTATTTCCCTGATGATAACCCTAAGCTGACGCCGCACTTTACTTGGCGAGGTCACGCAAGCCTTATGTACTCAAACTGGCTCAACTTCTGCGTATATCAGGAAACCCCGTTCGATCTCACAAAGCTTGAACCGCTTGAGTATTAA
- a CDS encoding alpha-amylase family glycosyl hydrolase: MCKINKGDFKMSDFTNFAVYHIYPLGFCGCPKTNDYSENTENRLKKIEDAIPHIKEMGFNAIYFGPVFQSVAHGYDTVDYTKIDSRLGTNADFAALCKKLHENGIKIILDGVFNHVGRDFTKFVEVRNGNNGYRDWFHINDGNSCYNDGFWYEGWEGHYELVKLNLYNPAVKEYLKEVITGWVKEFDIDGLRLDVAYCLDLNFLKELHGHCKWLKNDFWLMGETLHGDYNRWMNPEMLDSVTNYECYKGLFSSFNDLNMFEIAHSLNRQFGKEQWCLYTGKLLYSFVDNHDVSRIATMLNNKRQLPVIYPLLFTMPGIPGVYYGSEYGIEGDKHNGDDALRVEYNEEKFRAEGIADLTAEITALCNLRTSSKALAHGDYTPLQLLNRQFSFRRDCDGETVVTLLNIDDNPFDFNPGISGEFTDVLTGKKIDLSGSVHLDGCSAVVAVNK; this comes from the coding sequence ATGTGTAAAATAAATAAGGGAGATTTCAAAATGAGCGATTTCACAAACTTTGCGGTATATCACATTTATCCTTTAGGATTCTGCGGTTGCCCCAAGACAAACGATTATTCGGAGAACACCGAAAACAGACTTAAAAAGATAGAGGATGCTATTCCTCATATAAAGGAAATGGGCTTCAACGCTATATATTTCGGACCTGTGTTCCAGTCGGTAGCACACGGATATGATACCGTTGACTATACAAAAATAGACAGCAGACTCGGCACAAACGCTGATTTTGCCGCACTTTGCAAAAAGCTGCACGAAAACGGCATCAAGATAATACTTGACGGCGTGTTCAACCACGTCGGCAGAGATTTCACAAAATTCGTTGAGGTCAGAAACGGCAACAACGGTTATCGTGACTGGTTTCATATCAATGACGGAAATTCCTGCTATAATGACGGCTTCTGGTACGAGGGCTGGGAAGGACATTACGAGCTTGTAAAGCTGAATCTGTACAACCCCGCAGTAAAGGAATACTTAAAAGAGGTCATCACAGGGTGGGTAAAGGAGTTTGACATTGACGGACTTCGCCTTGATGTTGCGTACTGCCTCGACCTTAATTTCCTGAAGGAACTGCACGGCCATTGCAAGTGGCTGAAAAACGATTTCTGGCTGATGGGCGAAACGCTCCACGGCGATTATAACCGCTGGATGAATCCCGAAATGCTTGACAGCGTGACCAATTATGAATGCTATAAGGGCTTGTTCTCCAGCTTCAACGACCTTAATATGTTCGAGATTGCACACTCGCTCAACCGCCAGTTCGGAAAAGAGCAGTGGTGTCTTTATACAGGAAAGCTTCTTTACAGCTTTGTTGACAATCACGATGTTTCACGAATAGCCACAATGCTTAACAATAAGCGCCAGCTTCCCGTGATTTACCCTCTCCTGTTCACGATGCCCGGCATACCCGGTGTTTATTACGGCAGTGAGTACGGCATCGAGGGCGACAAGCACAACGGCGATGACGCTCTGCGTGTTGAATATAACGAGGAAAAGTTCAGGGCTGAGGGTATAGCCGATCTCACAGCCGAGATCACTGCGCTGTGTAATCTGCGTACCTCCTCAAAGGCACTCGCTCACGGCGATTATACACCTTTACAGCTTTTAAACAGACAGTTCTCGTTCAGACGTGACTGTGACGGCGAAACAGTTGTAACGCTTCTTAATATAGACGATAATCCGTTTGATTTCAATCCCGGTATTTCCGGCGAATTCACAGATGTGCTTACCGGAAAGAAGATAGATTTATCGGGCAGTGTTCATCTTGACGGATGCAGTGCCGTAGTGGCGGTGAATAAATGA
- a CDS encoding NAD(P)H-dependent oxidoreductase subunit E codes for MGSKEKNTVPFNGTPEQEKALREMIGNHKGQQGALMPVLQQAQEIYGYLPIEVQSIIAEEMGIPLEKVYGVSTFYSQFSLYPKGKYKISVCLGTACYVKGSGDIFAKLSEKLGISDGKCTQDGIFSLDACRCIGACGLAPVMTVNDDVYGKLTVDEIDGILAKYTE; via the coding sequence ATGGGTTCCAAAGAAAAAAATACCGTACCGTTCAACGGCACGCCCGAACAAGAAAAGGCACTGCGTGAAATGATCGGTAATCACAAGGGTCAGCAGGGCGCACTTATGCCTGTACTGCAACAGGCTCAGGAAATCTACGGCTATCTTCCTATTGAGGTTCAGTCAATAATAGCCGAAGAAATGGGAATACCGCTTGAAAAGGTATATGGTGTTTCTACATTCTACTCGCAGTTCTCACTTTATCCCAAGGGTAAGTACAAAATCTCAGTATGTCTGGGTACAGCCTGCTATGTTAAAGGCTCCGGCGACATATTTGCAAAGCTCTCCGAAAAGCTCGGAATTTCAGACGGAAAATGTACACAGGACGGCATATTCTCACTTGACGCCTGTCGCTGTATAGGAGCGTGCGGACTTGCTCCCGTAATGACAGTAAACGACGATGTATACGGAAAGCTGACCGTTGACGAAATCGACGGTATTCTGGCTAAATATACAGAATAA
- a CDS encoding NADH-quinone oxidoreductase subunit NuoF: MYRSQVLICGGTGCTSSGSVKIAKRLQEEIDKNGLTDEVMVVRTGCFGLCALGPIMIVYPEGTFYSMVKEEDIAEIVSEHLLKGRIVTRLVYDETVAENEIKSLKETDFYKKQHRIALRNCGVINPECIDEYIGRNGYEALGKVLKTMTPDDVIQVILDSGLRGRGGGGFPTGKKWQLARNLVKDADQKYVCCNADEGDPGAFMDRSVLEGDPHVVIEAMAIAGYAIGATQGYIYIRAEYPIAVQRLQIAIDQAREYGLLGKNIFDSGFDFDLDIRLGAGAFVCGEETALMTSIEGNRGEPRPRPPFPAESGLFKKPTVLNNVETYANIPQIILNGADWFASMGTEKSKGTKVFALGGKIHNTGLVEVPMGTTLREVIYEIGGGIPNGKAFKAAQTGGPSGGCIPAEHLDIPIDYDNLIAIGSMMGSGGLIVMDEDNCMVDIAKFFLQFTVDESCGKCTPCRIGTKRLYEMLEKITSGNATMEDLDKMEKLCYYIKNNSLCGLGQTAPNPVLSTLRYFKDEYIAHVKDKKCPAGVCQDLLTYKIIDLKCKGCTACARGCPVGAISGTVKQPHSIDTAKCIKCGACMAKCKFGAIIKE, encoded by the coding sequence ATGTATCGTTCACAAGTATTGATATGCGGTGGTACCGGTTGTACTTCTTCAGGCAGTGTTAAAATTGCCAAAAGATTACAGGAAGAAATCGACAAGAACGGTCTTACCGACGAAGTTATGGTAGTCCGCACAGGATGTTTCGGTCTGTGTGCGCTCGGTCCTATTATGATCGTTTATCCTGAGGGTACATTCTACTCGATGGTAAAGGAAGAAGATATTGCGGAAATCGTTTCGGAGCATCTGCTCAAGGGACGTATCGTTACACGTCTTGTATACGATGAAACAGTCGCAGAAAACGAGATAAAGTCGCTCAAGGAAACCGACTTCTATAAAAAGCAGCACAGAATCGCACTGAGAAACTGCGGTGTAATCAATCCCGAATGTATCGACGAATATATAGGAAGAAACGGTTATGAGGCACTCGGAAAGGTCCTCAAGACAATGACTCCCGATGATGTAATTCAGGTAATTCTTGATTCGGGTCTGCGTGGCAGAGGCGGCGGCGGATTCCCTACAGGCAAGAAGTGGCAGCTTGCAAGAAACCTTGTCAAGGACGCAGATCAGAAGTATGTATGCTGTAACGCCGACGAGGGCGACCCCGGTGCATTCATGGACCGTTCTGTTCTCGAAGGCGATCCCCACGTTGTAATCGAAGCTATGGCTATTGCAGGCTATGCTATAGGCGCAACACAGGGCTATATCTACATAAGAGCGGAATATCCGATAGCCGTTCAGCGTTTACAGATAGCGATAGATCAGGCAAGAGAATACGGTCTGCTCGGAAAGAACATTTTTGACAGCGGATTCGACTTCGACCTTGATATAAGACTTGGCGCAGGCGCATTTGTATGCGGCGAGGAAACAGCGCTTATGACATCTATCGAAGGTAACAGAGGCGAGCCCAGACCCCGTCCTCCCTTCCCTGCGGAAAGCGGTCTTTTCAAGAAGCCTACCGTACTCAACAACGTTGAAACATACGCTAACATTCCTCAGATAATCCTTAACGGTGCTGACTGGTTCGCATCTATGGGTACAGAAAAGTCAAAGGGAACAAAGGTATTCGCACTCGGCGGCAAGATACACAACACGGGACTTGTTGAGGTTCCTATGGGTACTACACTGCGTGAGGTTATTTACGAAATCGGCGGCGGTATCCCCAACGGCAAGGCATTCAAGGCGGCTCAGACGGGCGGTCCTTCGGGCGGATGTATCCCTGCGGAGCATCTCGATATACCGATAGACTATGATAACCTTATCGCTATCGGCTCTATGATGGGTTCGGGCGGACTTATCGTTATGGACGAGGATAACTGTATGGTAGATATTGCGAAGTTCTTCCTTCAGTTCACCGTTGATGAGTCCTGCGGTAAATGTACACCCTGCCGTATCGGTACAAAGCGTCTTTACGAAATGCTCGAAAAGATAACATCGGGCAACGCTACTATGGAAGACCTCGACAAGATGGAGAAGCTGTGCTACTATATCAAGAACAACTCTCTGTGCGGTCTTGGTCAGACAGCTCCCAACCCCGTTTTATCAACTCTGCGTTACTTCAAGGACGAGTATATCGCACACGTTAAGGATAAGAAGTGTCCTGCAGGCGTATGTCAGGATCTTCTCACATACAAGATCATCGACCTTAAGTGTAAGGGCTGTACAGCCTGCGCAAGAGGCTGCCCTGTCGGAGCAATCTCGGGTACTGTCAAGCAGCCCCACAGCATTGATACCGCAAAATGTATCAAGTGCGGTGCTTGTATGGCTAAGTGTAAGTTCGGTGCAATTATTAAGGAATGA
- a CDS encoding HAD family phosphatase yields MIKAVIFDMDGTLLDSERIGLKAWQYVIDKYSLPFDLSLPYRSIGLNYDSMKTLFLSELGEDYPFDKYWGYAKRYFAEYEEKNGIPVKPGFDELCTYLKANKVGMYVATSTYHASAAKELEHSGILGYFDGIIGGDEITRGKPDPEIFITAAEKTGFDKSECFIVEDSSNGIRAGIASGIRTVFIKDIVDVPSEITEKVFASCDDLSGVIGIITQIR; encoded by the coding sequence ATGATTAAAGCGGTAATATTCGATATGGACGGCACGCTTCTTGACAGCGAAAGGATAGGGCTTAAGGCGTGGCAGTATGTGATTGATAAGTACAGCCTGCCGTTTGACCTTTCGCTTCCGTACCGTTCTATCGGACTGAATTATGATTCGATGAAGACCCTCTTTCTTTCCGAGCTTGGCGAGGATTACCCATTTGATAAATACTGGGGATACGCAAAGCGGTATTTTGCAGAATATGAAGAGAAGAACGGCATACCGGTAAAGCCCGGCTTTGATGAGCTTTGCACATATCTTAAAGCGAATAAAGTCGGAATGTATGTTGCCACCTCTACATATCACGCTTCTGCGGCTAAGGAGCTTGAGCATTCGGGCATACTCGGATATTTTGACGGAATTATCGGCGGCGATGAGATAACAAGAGGAAAACCAGATCCGGAAATATTTATAACAGCCGCCGAAAAGACGGGCTTTGACAAGTCGGAATGTTTTATTGTCGAGGACAGCTCAAACGGCATCAGGGCAGGCATAGCATCGGGTATACGGACAGTGTTCATAAAGGATATAGTCGATGTGCCGTCGGAAATTACCGAAAAGGTTTTTGCAAGTTGCGATGATTTATCGGGAGTTATCGGAATAATCACGCAAATTCGGTGA